One genomic window of Pseudopipra pipra isolate bDixPip1 chromosome 17, bDixPip1.hap1, whole genome shotgun sequence includes the following:
- the MOCS3 gene encoding adenylyltransferase and sulfurtransferase MOCS3 has product MSAVTRARRKRRRAGRGGAGGGSGAAMAGAGAARLRAEIRRRERELRGLRDRLQAELARGDTAEQQQDEEEEDGARGPRERLAAEMSLGDAEQEEDGDRGLRDLLARGDAGSAEDDDGDDDDAEGAGAFPAELPPLPPRAALSAAEIARYSRQLLLPELGVRGQLRLARSAVLVVGCGGLGCPLAQYLAAAGVGRLGLLDHDVVETSNLHRQVLHGEARRGRPKAASAAAALRRLNSAVQYVPYCGALSPRSALRLVRQYDIVADCSDNAPTRYLVNDACVLAGKPLVSGSALRLEGQLVVYNYRGGPCYRCLFPEPPPPHTVTSCADGGVLGVVPGIIGCIQALEVLKIASGMGSSFNQFMLVFDALEGRFRNIKLRPKKPDCAVCGDSPTVTCLQDYEAFCGSSATDKCRTLHLLPSEDRISVEQYKKVLDDQVPHVLLDVRPRVEVDICRLEHAVHIPLSKLEEKDEEQLEYLEKRIREEKQRTNDQASLPVYVVCKLGNDSQKAVKILQELPAKESGSLLAKDIKGGLMAWATKIDPTFPQY; this is encoded by the coding sequence ATGTCGGCAGTGACGCGGGCCCGGCGGAAGCGCCGCcgcgccgggcggggcggggcgggcggaggAAGCGGCGCGGCCATggcgggcgcgggggcggcgcggcTGCGGGCCGAGATCCgccggcgggagcgggagctgcGCGGGCTGCGGGACCGCCTGCAGGCTGAGCTGGCGCGGGGGGACACCGCCGAGCAGCAGcaggacgaggaggaggaggatggagcccGCGGGCCGCGGGAGCGGCTGGCGGCCGAGATGTCTCTGGGGGATGCcgagcaggaggaggatggagacCGCGGGCTGCGGGACCTGCTGGCGCGGGGGGACGCGGGCAGCGCCGAGGACGATGATGGTGACGATGATGATGCGGAGGGGGCCGGCGCCTTCCCTGCCGAGCTGCCCCCGCTGCCGCCCCGCGCGGCGCTGAGCGCGGCCGAGATCGCGCGGTACAGccggcagctgctgctgcccgaGCTCGGCGTGCGCGGCCAGCTGCGCCTGGCGCGGAGCGCCGTGCTCGTGGTGGGCTGCGGCGGGCTCGGCTGTCCCCTGGCGCAGTACCTGGCCGCGGCGGGCGTGGGCCGCCTGGGGCTGCTGGACCACGACGTGGTGGAGACCAGCAACCTGCACCGGCAGGTGCTGCACGGGgaggcgcggcggggccggcccaAGGCGgcctcggcggccgcggcgctgCGGCGGCTGAACTCGGCGGTGCAGTATGTGCCCTACTGCGGGGCGCTGAGCCCGCGCTCCGCGCTGCGCCTCGTGCGACAGTACGACATTGTCGCCGACTGCTCCGACAACGCGCCCACGCGGTACCTGGTGAACGACGCGTGTGTGCTGGCGGGGAAACCGCTGGTGTCCGGCAGCGCCCTGCGCCTCGAGGGGCAGCTCGTCGTGTACAACTACCGCGGGGGGCCCTGCTACCGGTGCCTGTTCCCCGAGCCGCCCCCGCCCCACACCGTGACCAGCTGCGCCGACGGGGGCGTGCTGGGGGTCGTGCCCGGCATCATCGGCTGCATCCAggccctggaagtgctcaagatCGCCTCGGGAATGGGCTCCTCCTTCAACCAGTTCATGCTCGTGTTCGACGCCCTCGAAGGGAGGTTTCGCAACATCAAGCTGAGACCAAAGAAACCGGACTGTGCCGTGTGCGGGGACAGCCCCACCGTCACCTGCCTGCAGGATTACGAGGCGTTCTGTGGGTCTTCTGCCACCGACAAGTGTAGGACTCTGCATCTGCTGCCCAGCGAGGACAGGATCTCGGTAGAGCAGTACAAGAAGGTGCTGGATGACCAAGTCCCTCACGTGCTGCTGGACGTCCGGCCGCGGGTGGAGGTGGATATCTGCCGCCTGGAACACGCCGTCCACATCCCGCTGAGCAAACTGGAAGAGAAGGATGAAGAGCAGCTGGAGTACTTAGAAAAAAGAATTCGCGAAGAAAAGCAGAGGACTAATGACCAAGCATCTCTTCCTGTGTATGTTGTTTGCAAATTGGGAAATGATTCCCAGAAGGCTGTAAAAATCCTGCAGGAGCTACCTGCCAAAGAATCTGGTTCTCTGTTAGCAAAGGATATTAAAGGGGGGCTCATGGCTTGGGCCACTAAAATTGATCCAACATTCCCTCAGTATTAG